GTGACAAAGAACGTAAAGACTCCTTATCCATGCTGCTGTCTGCATTAAAAAATAAGGCAATCGACAAACGTGAGGATTTAACAGAAGCAGAAGAAAACGAGGTTGTTTTAAAAGAAATCAAACAGACAAAAGAAACTCTTGAGCTGACTCCGAAGGACAGAACAGAGATGATTGAAGAATGTACAAAACGTATTACTGTTTACGAAGAATTTGCTCCGAAAATGCTGAACGAAGATGAAATTAAAGAAGTTATTCAGGGCATATTAAGCGAGCTTTCTATCGAAACACCGACCGGAAAAGACAAAGGCAAAATCATGAAAGTGCTGATGCCTAAGGTAAAAGGAATTGCTGACGGAAAGCTGGTAAATCAGGTTTTGGCAGCTATGATGGAGTAAATTATCTTTATC
The DNA window shown above is from Blautia hansenii DSM 20583 and carries:
- a CDS encoding GatB/YqeY domain-containing protein; translation: MSKIDEVRKAMVTAMKAGDKERKDSLSMLLSALKNKAIDKREDLTEAEENEVVLKEIKQTKETLELTPKDRTEMIEECTKRITVYEEFAPKMLNEDEIKEVIQGILSELSIETPTGKDKGKIMKVLMPKVKGIADGKLVNQVLAAMME